The following proteins are co-located in the Pyxicephalus adspersus chromosome Z, UCB_Pads_2.0, whole genome shotgun sequence genome:
- the LOC140344340 gene encoding RLA class II histocompatibility antigen, DP alpha-1 chain-like, translating into MCGRNHLYLGCLVLLFMCLYSNQTEIADNVLIETHFVQKLSPTEEYSFRFDNDEIFNVDLNEKKVRWKLAQFGEVASFDAAQALQSMKIDEYNFKILIERSNSTKTKNVAPELNVFSENPVVVGEPNVLICWANKFFPPSIKMTWMKNGQPVTHGASETDFYGASDGSYSKFLYLAIIPREEEMYTCSVEHAGQTTNPTNRLWSPEVPKHVPETYENVVCGLGLAFGICGIIAGIVLIVKGMKNMTRGREH; encoded by the exons ATGTGTGGAAGAAATCACCTGTACCTGGGCTGCCTTGTTCTCTTGTTCATGTGTCTGTACAGCAATCAAACTGAGATAG CAGATAATGTGTTGATTGAAACACACTTTGTTCAGAAACTGTCACCCACAGAAGAGTACAGTTTTCGGTTTGATAATGATGAGATATTTAATGTcgatttgaatgaaaaaaaagtaagatgGAAACTTGCACAGTTTGGAGAGGTGGCTAGCTTTGATGCAGCTCAAGCCCTGCAATCTATGAAAATCGATGAATACAATTTTAAGATTCTTATAGAACGTTCAAActccacaaaaacaaaaaatg TTGCTCCTGAGCTTAATGTGTTTTCAGAAAACCCTGTTGTTGTTGGTGAGCCTAATGTACTGATCTGTTGGGCTAACAAATTCTTTCCACCAAGTATAAAAATGACTTGGATGAAGAATGGTCAGCCTGTGACACATGGAGCATCAGAGACAGACTTCTATGGAGCTTCAGATGGATCATACAGCAAGTTCCTGTACTTAGCTATCATACCACGGGAAGAAGAAATGTACACGTGTTCTGTGGAACACGCAGGACAAACAACCAACCCCACTAACAGGCTCTGGT CCCCTGAGGTTCCTAAACATGTTCCAGAGACATATGAGAATGTGGTTTGTGGTCTGGGCCTGGCTTTTGGAATATGTGGAATCATTGCTGGTATTGTGCTTATTGTCAAGGGAATGAAGAATATGACTCGTGGACGGGAACACTAA